A region of Streptomyces sp. R44 DNA encodes the following proteins:
- a CDS encoding TetR/AcrR family transcriptional regulator, whose protein sequence is MSTQAATAAARRSKITPERETELYDAVLCLLREGGYDSVTMEGVAARTKCGKATLYRQWGTKPQLVTAALAQRRCTVFTGIDTGTLAGDLREAARVAASHRERDAELMEAVAQAYIQHPDLRAALRETVIAPEIAAIDAVVARAVERGEVAAGNPAIGFVAPCFLGMLRIERLFEERFADASTMRTFVDAVLLPALGVEG, encoded by the coding sequence ATGTCCACACAGGCCGCGACCGCCGCCGCCCGTCGCAGCAAGATCACGCCGGAGCGCGAGACGGAGCTCTACGACGCCGTGCTCTGCCTCCTGCGCGAGGGCGGCTACGACTCGGTGACCATGGAGGGCGTCGCCGCCCGCACCAAGTGCGGCAAGGCCACGCTCTACCGGCAGTGGGGCACCAAGCCCCAGCTCGTGACCGCCGCGCTCGCCCAGCGCCGCTGCACCGTCTTCACCGGCATCGACACCGGCACCCTCGCCGGCGACCTGCGCGAGGCCGCCCGGGTCGCCGCCTCCCACCGCGAGCGGGACGCCGAGCTCATGGAGGCCGTCGCGCAGGCCTACATCCAGCACCCCGACCTGCGGGCCGCGCTCCGCGAGACGGTGATCGCCCCCGAGATCGCGGCCATCGACGCGGTCGTGGCGCGGGCGGTCGAGCGCGGCGAGGTCGCCGCCGGCAACCCGGCGATCGGATTCGTCGCGCCCTGCTTCCTGGGCATGCTCCGCATCGAGCGGCTCTTCGAGGAGCGCTTCGCGGACGCGTCGACGATGCGGACCTTCGTCGACGCGGTCCTGCTCCCGGCCCTGGGCGTCGAGGGCTGA
- the rox gene encoding rifampin monooxygenase, giving the protein MIDVIVVGGGPTGLMLASELRLHDVRVVVLEKLAEPTKESRGQGLHARSVEMMDQRGLLERFRAVSEPFSVGGLFGGVMKAWPEQLDTAHPYGLATPQPVTERLLNERALELGTEIRRGSEVVGIGQDEDGVTVTLADGTELRSRYLAACDGGRSTVRKLLGVGFPGEPATVETLLGDMEVTADPETIAAVTAEVQKTQLRFGLKPLEDGACRVIVPAEGVAEDRTTPPTLDDFKTQLKAFAGTDFGVHSPRWLSRFGDATRQAERYRVGRVFLAGDAAHIHPPTGGQGLNLGVQDAFNLGWKLAAAVAGWAPEGLLDTYEAERHPVGARVVRNTRAQMTLLGSDPGATALRELFSKLMDFEEVNRYITGMITAVDVRYDLGEGHELLGRRLRDLTLKQGRLYELTHGGRGLLLDRTGRLSAEGWADRVDHVVDGSEELDAPAVLLRPDGHVVWVGEDQEDLLGRLTEWFGAAKA; this is encoded by the coding sequence ATGATTGACGTGATCGTGGTCGGCGGCGGACCGACCGGACTGATGCTCGCGAGCGAACTGCGCCTGCACGACGTGCGGGTGGTCGTCCTCGAGAAGCTCGCCGAGCCGACCAAGGAGTCCCGGGGGCAGGGCCTGCACGCGCGCAGCGTCGAGATGATGGACCAGCGGGGCCTCCTGGAGCGCTTCCGGGCGGTCAGCGAGCCGTTCTCGGTCGGCGGCCTCTTCGGCGGCGTGATGAAGGCATGGCCCGAGCAGCTCGACACGGCCCACCCGTACGGCCTCGCCACGCCGCAGCCGGTCACCGAGCGGCTGCTCAACGAGCGCGCGCTCGAACTCGGCACGGAGATCCGGCGCGGCAGCGAGGTGGTCGGGATCGGCCAGGACGAGGACGGGGTGACCGTCACGCTCGCGGACGGCACCGAGCTGCGCTCGCGCTACCTCGCCGCGTGCGACGGAGGCCGCAGCACGGTGCGCAAGCTGCTCGGCGTCGGCTTCCCCGGCGAGCCCGCCACGGTCGAGACGCTCCTCGGCGACATGGAGGTGACCGCGGACCCGGAGACGATCGCCGCCGTCACCGCGGAGGTCCAGAAGACCCAGCTGCGGTTCGGTCTCAAGCCCCTCGAGGACGGCGCGTGCCGCGTCATCGTGCCCGCCGAGGGGGTGGCCGAGGACCGCACGACCCCGCCGACCCTCGACGACTTCAAGACGCAGCTGAAGGCCTTCGCCGGCACCGACTTCGGGGTGCACTCGCCGCGCTGGCTGTCCCGCTTCGGCGACGCCACCCGGCAGGCCGAGCGCTACCGGGTCGGCCGGGTGTTCCTCGCCGGCGACGCCGCGCACATCCACCCGCCCACCGGCGGCCAGGGCCTCAACCTCGGCGTCCAGGACGCCTTCAACCTCGGCTGGAAGCTGGCCGCCGCGGTCGCCGGCTGGGCCCCGGAAGGGCTGCTCGACACGTACGAGGCCGAACGCCACCCGGTCGGAGCCCGCGTCGTGCGGAACACCCGCGCGCAGATGACCCTCCTCGGCAGCGACCCCGGGGCGACCGCGCTGCGGGAACTGTTCTCGAAGCTGATGGACTTCGAGGAGGTGAACCGGTACATCACCGGCATGATCACCGCGGTCGACGTCCGCTACGACCTCGGGGAGGGCCATGAACTCCTCGGCCGGCGGCTGCGGGACCTGACGCTGAAGCAGGGGCGCCTGTACGAGCTGACGCACGGCGGCCGCGGACTGCTGCTCGACCGGACGGGCCGGCTCTCGGCCGAGGGCTGGGCGGACCGGGTCGACCACGTCGTCGACGGCAGCGAGGAACTCGACGCGCCCGCCGTGCTGTTGCGGCCGGACGGCCACGTCGTCTGGGTCGGCGAGGACCAGGAGGACCTCCTCGGCCGCCTGACGGAGTGGTTCGGCGCCGCGAAGGCCTGA
- a CDS encoding phosphatase PAP2 family protein, which translates to MAVGIRGIREPRPAGRGTPPTPAPAARGGTGDPEAAAEPEQEPEPGPGSARPPLLRELLLVTALFLVYKFGRLFANGHETRAFRNADRVWDAERAIHLPGEGTIQQLLLHGEPLIRAANTYYAAVHFPATVAFLVWLYWRRPAHYLWSRRVLALTTGAALALHLLMPLAPPRMLAASGLVDTARVYGPSVYGATPETDSMANQFAAMPSLHFGWALMVAIGLIAATRSRRRVLWLLHPALTLLVIIGTANHYWFDALAAAVLLGLALLAVRAPGRRTAPPPVSRPLGAAPLPVGALR; encoded by the coding sequence ATGGCTGTCGGGATACGCGGGATACGCGAACCACGTCCTGCAGGACGGGGGACGCCTCCTACCCCCGCACCCGCCGCCCGGGGCGGGACCGGCGACCCGGAAGCCGCCGCCGAGCCGGAACAGGAACCGGAGCCCGGGCCCGGGTCCGCCAGACCCCCGCTCCTGCGCGAGCTGCTCCTCGTCACCGCACTGTTCCTCGTCTACAAGTTCGGCCGGCTCTTCGCCAACGGCCACGAGACCCGCGCCTTCCGGAACGCCGACCGCGTCTGGGACGCCGAGCGCGCGATCCACCTGCCGGGCGAGGGAACGATCCAGCAGCTGCTCCTGCACGGCGAACCGCTGATCCGGGCGGCCAACACGTACTACGCGGCCGTGCACTTCCCGGCCACCGTCGCCTTCCTGGTCTGGCTGTACTGGCGCCGCCCCGCGCACTACCTGTGGTCCCGCCGGGTACTGGCCCTCACCACCGGCGCCGCGCTCGCGCTGCACCTGCTGATGCCGCTCGCCCCGCCCCGGATGCTCGCCGCGTCCGGACTCGTCGACACGGCCCGCGTCTACGGCCCCTCCGTCTACGGGGCGACGCCGGAGACGGACTCGATGGCGAACCAGTTCGCCGCCATGCCGTCGCTCCACTTCGGCTGGGCCCTGATGGTCGCGATCGGCCTGATCGCCGCCACCCGGTCCCGCCGGCGGGTGCTCTGGCTGCTGCACCCGGCGCTCACCCTGCTCGTCATCATCGGCACCGCCAACCACTACTGGTTCGACGCGCTCGCCGCCGCCGTCCTCCTCGGCCTCGCGCTGCTCGCCGTCCGCGCCCCCGGCCGGCGGACGGCACCCCCACCCGTGTCCCGCCCGCTCGGCGCGGCCCCCCTCCCTGTCGGAGCCCTGCGATGA
- a CDS encoding DMT family transporter produces MNPAAGTALAVLLSLVSAAGYALAAVAQSRLAAASPAAPDGRGALRALLARGQWWWAVGLNAAGALAHVAALHYGPLTLVQPLGALTLVAALPLGAYCARRRVTRTEWRGALWTLGGLVGLVAVTGPTAPGEALSLRESLIVAAATALLIAVLASGRLHGREQRGTGGPAARGLGHATASGIASGVASALTQTLTAALALDLPGAEPTWWQTALLAVLISGFASGGLLLSQAAYRGGLAAPLAVVNLSNPAAAAVIGVALLGETFRAGAWGWLVAAGASLIAARGVVLLTKGGTQEPAPVTVAAPAPAPVSPQGTTPLTVPAPASAPEPTVIPAFPGLTAPEAEPAPAPVAG; encoded by the coding sequence ATGAACCCCGCCGCCGGCACCGCGCTCGCGGTGCTCCTCTCCCTCGTCTCCGCCGCCGGGTACGCGCTCGCCGCCGTCGCCCAGTCCCGGCTCGCCGCCGCCTCCCCCGCCGCTCCCGACGGCCGCGGCGCGCTGCGCGCCCTCCTCGCGCGCGGGCAGTGGTGGTGGGCGGTCGGGCTCAACGCCGCCGGCGCCCTCGCCCACGTGGCCGCCCTGCACTACGGGCCGCTGACGCTCGTTCAGCCGCTGGGCGCCCTGACGCTGGTGGCGGCGCTGCCGCTGGGCGCGTACTGCGCGCGGCGCCGGGTGACCCGTACCGAATGGCGCGGAGCCCTGTGGACCCTGGGCGGGCTCGTCGGGCTCGTCGCCGTCACCGGGCCCACGGCCCCCGGCGAGGCGCTCAGTCTGCGCGAGTCCCTGATCGTGGCCGCGGCGACGGCACTCCTGATCGCCGTACTGGCCTCCGGGCGGCTGCACGGGCGCGAGCAGCGCGGGACCGGCGGTCCGGCCGCGCGCGGACTCGGCCACGCGACGGCCTCCGGGATCGCCTCGGGCGTCGCCTCGGCGCTCACCCAGACGCTCACGGCCGCGCTCGCGCTCGACCTGCCCGGCGCCGAGCCGACCTGGTGGCAGACCGCACTCCTCGCCGTCCTGATATCCGGCTTCGCCAGCGGCGGCCTGCTGCTCTCCCAGGCCGCGTACCGGGGCGGACTCGCGGCCCCGCTGGCCGTCGTCAACCTCTCGAACCCGGCGGCCGCCGCGGTGATCGGCGTGGCCCTGCTCGGCGAGACCTTCCGGGCGGGCGCCTGGGGCTGGCTGGTCGCGGCCGGCGCGTCGCTGATCGCGGCGCGGGGGGTCGTGCTGCTGACGAAGGGCGGCACGCAGGAACCGGCGCCGGTGACGGTGGCGGCTCCCGCTCCCGCACCCGTGTCTCCGCAGGGCACGACCCCGCTGACGGTTCCGGCTCCCGCGTCCGCGCCGGAGCCGACCGTGATCCCGGCCTTCCCGGGCCTCACCGCGCCGGAGGCCGAGCCGGCACCCGCGCCCGTCGCGGGCTGA
- a CDS encoding S8 family serine peptidase codes for MRALPNAPVEKVIVTYKTRTAEAGSNTAAKSDTAEKAAQTGEKLSFERRLAGGAALVNLGGQATKQDVTEVMDAFRADPSVASVEPDIRAYAMAVTPDDTDYAKQWDLFEPTGGMNVPAAWDKTTGSGVTVAVIDTGYAAHSDLATNVIAGYDFISDSTDARDGNGRDADSKDEGDWNATAGECGTGSTASNSSWHGTHVAGTIAAVTNNTKGIAGIAYNAKIQPVRVLGKCGGSSSDIADAITWASGGTVPGIPANPTPAKVINMSLGGASSTCPSVYQTAINGAVSRGTTVVVAAGNSNANASGFTPANCSNVITVASTNRAGSRSYYSNYGTIVDVAAPGGETRNATDTPGTVTTPENAIYSTLNSGLTVQSTETYKPYQGTSMAAPHIAGLAALLKSAKSTLTPADIESTIKANARPLPGTCTGGCGTGIADTAKSVDAVLNTTPPTGTVFTNATDVQIPDNTTVTSSIAVTGRTGNAPAALKVGVDIKHTWRGDLVIDLVAPDGTVRNLKASSSSDSADNVIATYTVDASSEVANGTWKLQVRDVASGDTGYIDSWSLTF; via the coding sequence ATGCGGGCGCTTCCCAACGCCCCCGTCGAGAAGGTGATCGTCACCTACAAGACCCGGACCGCCGAGGCCGGCTCCAACACCGCCGCGAAGAGCGACACGGCCGAGAAGGCCGCGCAGACGGGCGAGAAGCTCTCCTTCGAGCGCCGCCTCGCCGGCGGTGCCGCCCTGGTGAACCTGGGCGGCCAGGCCACCAAGCAGGACGTGACCGAGGTCATGGACGCCTTCCGCGCCGACCCGTCGGTCGCCTCGGTCGAGCCCGACATCCGCGCCTACGCGATGGCTGTCACCCCGGACGACACCGACTACGCCAAGCAGTGGGACCTCTTCGAGCCCACCGGTGGCATGAACGTTCCCGCAGCCTGGGACAAGACGACCGGTTCCGGCGTCACCGTCGCCGTCATCGACACCGGCTACGCCGCCCACTCGGACCTGGCGACCAACGTCATCGCCGGTTACGACTTCATCTCGGACTCCACCGACGCCCGCGACGGCAACGGCCGCGACGCGGACTCGAAGGACGAGGGCGACTGGAACGCCACCGCCGGCGAGTGCGGCACCGGCTCCACGGCCTCCAACTCCTCCTGGCACGGCACCCACGTGGCCGGCACCATCGCCGCCGTCACGAACAACACCAAGGGCATCGCGGGCATCGCGTACAACGCGAAGATCCAGCCCGTGCGCGTGCTCGGCAAGTGCGGCGGCTCGTCCTCCGACATCGCCGACGCGATCACCTGGGCCTCCGGCGGCACCGTGCCGGGCATCCCGGCCAACCCGACCCCGGCCAAGGTCATCAACATGAGCCTGGGCGGCGCCAGCTCCACCTGCCCGAGCGTCTACCAGACCGCGATCAACGGCGCCGTCTCGCGCGGCACCACGGTCGTCGTCGCCGCGGGCAACAGCAACGCCAACGCCTCCGGCTTCACCCCGGCGAACTGCTCCAACGTCATCACCGTGGCGTCGACCAACCGCGCCGGCTCCCGGTCGTACTACTCCAACTACGGCACCATCGTGGACGTGGCCGCCCCCGGTGGCGAGACCCGCAACGCCACCGACACGCCCGGCACCGTCACCACCCCCGAGAACGCGATCTACTCCACGCTGAACTCGGGCCTCACGGTCCAGTCGACCGAGACGTACAAGCCCTACCAGGGCACTTCGATGGCGGCGCCGCACATCGCCGGCCTCGCCGCCCTGCTGAAGTCGGCCAAGAGCACCCTCACCCCGGCCGACATCGAGTCCACGATCAAGGCCAACGCCCGCCCGCTGCCCGGCACCTGCACCGGCGGCTGCGGCACCGGCATCGCCGACACCGCGAAGTCCGTGGACGCGGTCCTCAACACCACCCCGCCGACCGGCACCGTCTTCACCAACGCGACGGACGTGCAGATCCCGGACAACACCACCGTGACGTCCTCGATCGCCGTCACCGGCCGCACCGGCAACGCCCCCGCCGCCCTCAAGGTCGGCGTGGACATCAAGCACACCTGGCGCGGGGACCTGGTCATCGACCTGGTCGCCCCCGACGGCACGGTGCGCAACCTGAAGGCCTCCTCCTCCTCGGACAGCGCCGACAACGTCATCGCGACGTACACGGTCGACGCGTCGAGCGAGGTCGCCAACGGCACCTGGAAGCTCCAGGTCCGCGATGTGGCCTCGGGTGACACCGGCTACATCGACTCGTGGAGCCTCACCTTCTGA
- a CDS encoding SPFH domain-containing protein — translation MADITRRAGWRHLRSAPTAHIRHQRRGRLVHDGEGLSFWFRPLTAALSEVPVNDRELAMAFHARTADFQDVSVQSTVTYRIGDPGAAATRLDFSIDPDTGAWRGAPLEQLATLLTETAQQHALDVLARTTLAAALVDGVAAVRDRVAAGLAAEPRLPDTGIEVVAVRVVAIRPEPEVERALRTPAREQIQQEADRATYERRAVAVERERAIAENELASQIELARQEERLVEQRGTNARREAEENAAADAVRAEAEAVRKVRLARAEAEAAREVGEARAGAQSAWLRAHAEADPAVLQALAVTRAAENLPRIEHLTLSPDVLTGLLAKLGGEGGARP, via the coding sequence ATGGCCGACATCACCCGGCGGGCCGGCTGGCGCCATCTGCGCTCCGCGCCCACCGCCCACATCCGCCACCAGCGCCGCGGCAGGCTCGTCCACGACGGCGAAGGGCTGAGCTTCTGGTTCCGGCCGCTCACCGCCGCGCTCTCCGAGGTGCCGGTGAACGACCGCGAGCTCGCGATGGCGTTCCACGCCCGCACCGCCGACTTCCAGGACGTGAGCGTGCAGTCCACCGTCACGTACCGGATCGGCGACCCGGGCGCGGCGGCCACCCGGCTCGACTTCTCCATCGACCCCGACACGGGCGCGTGGCGCGGCGCCCCGCTGGAACAGCTCGCCACCCTCCTCACCGAGACCGCCCAGCAGCACGCCCTCGACGTCCTCGCCCGCACCACGCTCGCCGCCGCGCTCGTCGACGGCGTGGCGGCGGTACGGGACCGCGTCGCGGCCGGGCTCGCCGCCGAACCGCGCCTGCCGGACACCGGCATCGAGGTCGTCGCGGTCCGGGTGGTGGCGATCCGCCCCGAGCCGGAGGTCGAGCGCGCCCTGCGCACCCCCGCCCGCGAGCAGATCCAGCAGGAGGCCGACCGGGCCACCTACGAGCGCCGGGCGGTCGCCGTCGAGCGGGAACGCGCCATCGCCGAGAACGAGCTCGCCAGCCAGATCGAGCTCGCCCGGCAGGAGGAACGGCTCGTCGAGCAGCGCGGCACGAACGCGCGCCGCGAGGCCGAGGAGAACGCGGCCGCCGACGCGGTACGGGCCGAGGCCGAGGCCGTACGGAAGGTCAGGCTGGCCCGGGCCGAGGCGGAGGCCGCACGGGAGGTCGGCGAGGCGCGCGCCGGAGCGCAGTCCGCGTGGCTGCGGGCGCACGCGGAGGCCGACCCGGCCGTCCTGCAGGCCCTGGCCGTGACCCGGGCCGCGGAGAACCTGCCGCGCATCGAGCACCTCACGCTCTCCCCGGACGTGCTGACCGGGCTGCTCGCCAAGCTGGGCGGCGAGGGCGGGGCGCGGCCGTGA
- a CDS encoding AAA family ATPase, with translation MTTAPQSPAPVGREELLTRLERALHTRGRALLTGPAGVGKTEVALAEAARAEARGETVLWLATLPSDREIPGAAAAALVASVAATVTWPGLGTGRPVPGPAAVHPPGQSPAGGPGAGALDADTLASGVLASGVLDSGVLASGVFDQLPGPQRTAVAMLCREAPIDAGGWDPIALRLGIARILRALTCRGPVLLVVDGVQHVDADSADLLRFALHLAPPALRVVAVETPEPYAEAHAPYRESHRHEDPHAAHLWVPSEADVLRVPPLHADEIAELLIHHRLPSRMAGRIHRASGGNPRLALAVGRSLADARTPVHHAEALTLSGRARDLARQLLGAAPPAVRETLLLAALALRPSATLVRRAGRPTAEADLAAAERADLVSLSEDGSVTFTAGLLPSTLVHDACWAERSAGHAALAEVVDDPVEAVRHRALATERPDEELAAEVAAAADLARRRGNSALAAELALLAAESTPGRHGTRRITRLVDAAEEAARAARADLAMRAATDLLARDAVPSDRVRARLAVLDTAGQGLTGLDEMYVHAMEDSEGDTALRAAVQLRLAVKYVLADGDPERSRTAAVESAALAASMGDPRLAAQALTVQARMERALGSPDAETVLGQARALERAERPLGIRNAAQILTIRHALFDDRLDDARDELNALLPLVQRRGSVEDTIELFSTLAAIESRRGACAAALAHAGQALALTLEAGLSPGPAWYTLALAETAGGSFARAASYARRSVQASEEEGDRVFLSRSRYALGRVQLITGEVAAALETLRRVQADERAQSTVDPSMLRWHEELAEALLAHDAGDEALAVLAEVRPVAERLGRSTVLLGCDRAYALCLAAEGRTDEAAELLTRTAGSFGRAGLPLEQGRALIALARVERRRRRRSAAQSALHEAASVFERAGAAPWLALASETPAGEAAGPGTGGEESVSALSSLTEAELRLARLVGQGASNQEAAAKLYLSVKTVEARLTRIYQKLDVRSRAQLATALRP, from the coding sequence GTGACGACAGCTCCACAGAGCCCTGCCCCGGTGGGCCGTGAGGAACTCCTCACCCGGCTCGAACGGGCCCTCCACACGCGCGGCCGCGCCCTGCTCACCGGACCCGCCGGCGTTGGCAAGACCGAGGTCGCCCTCGCCGAGGCCGCCCGCGCCGAGGCACGCGGCGAGACCGTGCTGTGGCTCGCGACCCTGCCGTCCGACCGTGAGATACCCGGGGCCGCCGCGGCGGCGCTCGTGGCCTCGGTGGCGGCGACCGTGACCTGGCCGGGCCTCGGCACCGGCCGGCCCGTCCCCGGACCGGCCGCGGTGCACCCGCCCGGACAGTCCCCCGCCGGCGGACCCGGCGCCGGCGCGCTCGACGCGGACACCCTCGCTTCGGGCGTGCTCGCCTCCGGAGTCCTCGACTCGGGCGTGCTCGCCTCCGGCGTCTTCGACCAGCTGCCCGGACCCCAGCGCACCGCCGTCGCCATGCTCTGCCGCGAGGCGCCGATCGACGCGGGCGGCTGGGACCCGATCGCCCTGCGCCTCGGCATCGCCCGGATCCTGCGCGCCCTCACCTGCCGCGGCCCCGTCCTGCTCGTCGTCGACGGCGTGCAGCACGTCGACGCGGACAGCGCGGACCTGCTCCGGTTCGCCCTCCATCTGGCCCCGCCCGCGCTGCGCGTGGTGGCCGTGGAGACCCCCGAGCCGTACGCCGAGGCCCACGCGCCGTACCGCGAGAGCCACCGCCACGAGGACCCGCACGCCGCACACCTCTGGGTGCCCTCGGAGGCGGACGTGCTGCGCGTCCCTCCGCTGCACGCCGACGAGATCGCCGAACTCCTCATCCACCACCGGCTGCCCTCCCGGATGGCCGGCCGCATCCACCGCGCCAGCGGCGGCAATCCGCGGCTCGCGCTCGCCGTCGGCCGCTCCCTCGCCGACGCGCGGACCCCGGTGCACCACGCCGAGGCGCTGACGCTCTCCGGGCGGGCCCGCGACCTCGCCCGCCAGCTCCTGGGCGCCGCGCCCCCCGCCGTACGCGAGACGCTGCTGCTCGCCGCGCTCGCGCTGCGCCCCTCGGCCACGCTGGTGCGGCGCGCCGGGCGGCCCACCGCCGAGGCGGACCTCGCGGCGGCCGAGCGGGCCGATCTGGTGTCGCTGTCCGAGGACGGCTCGGTGACCTTCACCGCCGGACTGCTGCCCTCCACCCTGGTGCACGACGCCTGCTGGGCCGAGCGGAGCGCCGGGCACGCGGCGCTCGCGGAGGTGGTGGACGACCCGGTCGAGGCGGTACGGCACCGGGCGCTGGCCACCGAGCGGCCGGACGAGGAGCTGGCCGCCGAGGTCGCGGCCGCCGCCGATCTGGCCCGGCGGCGCGGGAACAGCGCGCTCGCCGCCGAACTGGCCCTGCTCGCGGCCGAGTCGACGCCCGGCCGGCACGGGACGCGGCGGATCACACGGCTCGTCGACGCGGCCGAGGAGGCCGCCCGCGCGGCCCGCGCGGACCTCGCGATGCGGGCCGCGACGGATCTGCTGGCCCGGGACGCGGTGCCCTCCGACCGGGTCAGGGCGCGGCTGGCCGTGCTCGACACCGCGGGTCAGGGGCTCACCGGGCTCGACGAGATGTACGTCCACGCCATGGAGGACTCCGAGGGCGACACCGCCCTGCGGGCCGCCGTGCAGCTGCGGCTCGCCGTCAAGTACGTGCTCGCGGACGGCGATCCGGAGCGCTCGCGGACGGCCGCGGTCGAATCGGCGGCGCTGGCCGCCTCGATGGGCGATCCCCGGCTCGCGGCGCAGGCCCTGACCGTGCAGGCGCGGATGGAGCGGGCCCTCGGCTCTCCGGACGCCGAGACCGTACTCGGCCAGGCCCGTGCCCTGGAGCGGGCCGAGCGCCCGCTCGGGATCCGCAACGCCGCGCAGATCCTGACGATCCGCCACGCCCTCTTCGACGACCGGCTGGACGACGCGCGGGACGAGCTGAACGCGCTGCTTCCCCTGGTGCAGCGGCGCGGCTCGGTGGAGGACACCATCGAGCTGTTCTCGACCCTGGCCGCGATCGAGTCCCGCAGGGGCGCCTGCGCGGCCGCCCTCGCGCACGCCGGGCAGGCCCTCGCGCTCACCCTGGAGGCCGGGCTCTCCCCCGGCCCCGCCTGGTACACCCTGGCGCTCGCGGAGACCGCGGGCGGCAGCTTCGCGCGGGCGGCGAGCTATGCCCGCCGCAGCGTGCAGGCCTCGGAGGAGGAGGGCGACCGCGTCTTCCTCTCGCGCAGCCGGTACGCGCTCGGCCGCGTCCAGCTGATCACCGGCGAGGTCGCCGCGGCCCTGGAGACGCTGCGGCGGGTCCAGGCCGACGAGCGCGCCCAGTCGACGGTGGACCCGTCGATGCTGCGCTGGCACGAGGAGCTCGCCGAGGCGCTGCTCGCGCACGACGCGGGCGACGAGGCCCTGGCGGTCCTCGCGGAGGTACGGCCGGTGGCGGAGCGGCTCGGCCGGTCCACGGTCCTGCTGGGCTGCGACCGGGCGTACGCCCTGTGCCTGGCGGCGGAGGGCCGGACGGACGAGGCGGCCGAGCTCCTCACCCGTACGGCCGGGAGCTTCGGGCGGGCCGGGCTGCCGCTGGAGCAGGGGCGGGCGCTGATCGCCTTGGCGCGGGTCGAGCGGCGCCGCCGGCGCAGGTCGGCGGCCCAGAGCGCCCTGCACGAGGCGGCCTCCGTCTTCGAGCGGGCGGGTGCGGCTCCGTGGCTGGCGCTCGCGAGCGAGACGCCGGCGGGCGAGGCGGCCGGTCCCGGCACGGGGGGCGAGGAGTCGGTGTCGGCGCTCTCCTCGCTCACGGAGGCGGAGCTGCGGCTCGCCCGCCTGGTGGGCCAGGGCGCGAGCAACCAGGAGGCGGCGGCGAAGCTGTACCTGAGCGTGAAGACGGTGGAGGCGCGGCTGACCCGCATCTACCAGAAACTCGACGTCCGCTCCCGCGCCCAGCTGGCGACGGCGCTGCGGCCGTAG
- a CDS encoding GNAT family N-acetyltransferase yields the protein MTSAAPGPLSVSSATPQEWALVRSWAAEEGWNPGLSDIPAFFAQDPSGFFLGRVDGEPVSAISVVTYDDDYAFLGFYLVRPELRGLGHGLATWRAALAHAGGRSVGLDGVPSQQDNYRRSGFATAYRTARYAGEVPAPDRPVAGLVAAERVDRAALAAYDNLCHHADRPRFLDTWLTTPGHRALARVVDGRMTGFGVVRPAEDEARVGPLFADTPADAAALLDGLAAEAREFGADRIAVDMPEANPAAARLAQERGLEPTFETARMYTGPVRPVARERVFGVTTLELG from the coding sequence ATGACCTCAGCCGCCCCCGGCCCGCTGTCCGTCTCGTCCGCCACCCCCCAGGAGTGGGCGCTCGTGCGGTCCTGGGCGGCCGAGGAAGGCTGGAATCCGGGGCTTTCCGACATTCCGGCGTTCTTCGCCCAGGACCCCTCCGGCTTCTTCCTCGGCCGGGTCGACGGGGAACCGGTCTCCGCCATCTCCGTCGTCACCTACGACGACGACTACGCCTTCCTCGGCTTCTACCTCGTCCGCCCCGAACTCCGCGGTCTCGGCCACGGCCTGGCCACCTGGCGGGCCGCCCTGGCCCACGCGGGCGGCCGGTCCGTCGGGCTCGACGGGGTGCCCTCGCAGCAGGACAACTATCGGCGCTCCGGCTTCGCCACGGCCTACCGCACCGCCCGGTACGCGGGCGAGGTCCCCGCCCCCGACCGCCCGGTGGCCGGCCTGGTCGCCGCCGAGCGCGTGGACCGGGCGGCCCTCGCCGCGTACGACAACCTCTGCCACCACGCCGACCGGCCCCGGTTCCTGGACACCTGGCTCACCACCCCCGGCCACCGGGCACTGGCCCGGGTCGTCGACGGGCGTATGACCGGGTTCGGCGTGGTTCGTCCCGCCGAGGACGAGGCGCGTGTGGGCCCGCTGTTCGCGGACACCCCGGCCGACGCGGCCGCCCTCCTCGACGGGCTCGCCGCCGAGGCGAGGGAGTTCGGCGCGGACCGGATCGCGGTCGACATGCCGGAGGCGAACCCCGCGGCGGCCCGGCTGGCCCAGGAGCGCGGTCTGGAGCCGACGTTCGAGACCGCCAGGATGTACACGGGCCCGGTCCGGCCGGTGGCCCGTGAGCGCGTGTTCGGCGTCACCACCCTCGAACTCGGCTGA